TGCGGCGCATCCTCAAAAAACAATTCGATGCCGAGACGCCGGGCCACTTCTGCCTTGTTCTGCGCGCTCATAATCAGATTCTCCCCATTGTAGGGGAAACCATGCTTTTTTAGCCACTTTTTTGTGATATCCACAATATGCGGCTTCCCCGGACGTGCGGTGATGAAGTGGATCTCGTGTCCCTGTTGCTGCAACTGGGTCAAAACCTCAGCCGCATCGGGAAGCGGAACGGCCAAGGAATAGATTTTGTGTTCCAGCTTGCGCCACAGGTGGGCGCCTTCTTTTTTACTCAAACCGTAAGCTTTGTCCAAGTGAAACTCCTTGATATCCTCCCGTTTCACCTTGCGGTTGAGTGCTTCGTTATATACCTGGACAGCGGCCGATTGGGTATCTTTGATGGTCCCGTCGATGTCGATGCCGATTTTCATCTTCCCCCTCCTCGTCGCAGCGATCACATCGTTCAGTCTTCCCCGGAATCAAGAAACCTATAAAATAAAAAAAGAGCCCCATTATGCCGTGGCTCCCTTAGTTTTGAACCTGCTCTCTCGCAGGTGGGTGCCCTGCGCCTGAGTTCACGGGTCCTCTCACCGGAGGCTTCCGCTCCCCCAGACGACACCGGGCTCCCTTTTGTAATGGTGTTGGCTCAAAACTTTCGGTGGTTCACGTACATCGCAGGGCTCTTGTTGTGCTTATATGTTATCACAGAGTTTCCCCTTATTCAAGCATCATTCTCCCTAGAGCGTGTCTGGTGAATACTGTCCAAAAGCATTTTCCGGCTCGCTCCACCTGCGCCCTGCAAAGAAGCAGGTCGTGGCCGCTCCGACCTGGAGCCCAGGACGCAGGCAATGTACGCTTCGCTTAGAGAGAGTTGACCCGCGATTTCATTCCTGCACTTTCCGGGTCTTCGATCGGCCAGGGTTGGAAGTCACTCACTTGGGAAAACAATTGCTCCCTCACGGATTACCAGACACGCCCCAATAGAGATGGCATGGCCGGACATACCCTACTCTGCCTTTTGGGTCGCTTCTTCCCGCACCGTGATGTGCAATTCCTCCAATTGCCGTTCATCGACCGGAGAAGGTGCTTCTGTCATCAAGCAGCTGGCACTGGCCGTTTTCGGGAAAGCGATGCAATCCCGCAGGTTGCTCCGACCCGCTAACAGCATCACCAAACGATCAAATCCGAATGCGATGCCGCCATGAGGCGGTGCCCCATATTCAAAGGCTTCCAGCAAGAAACCGAATTTTTCCCGCGCTTCTTCCATAGACAGACCCAACGCTTCAAACATGGCCTCCTGTACTTCCCGACGGTGGATCCGTTGGCTGCCCCCGCCGATTTCATATCCGTTGAGCACCATGTCATACGCTTGCGCTCGAACGCGACCCGGGTCGGTTTTCAACAACGGAATGTCCTCTTCCACCGGCATGGTGAAAGGATGGTGCATCGCGTAATACCGTTTTGTTTCCTCGTCATATTCCAACAACGGAAATTCGGTGATCCACGCGAACCGGTATACGTTCGGGTCGATCAAGTTCAGATGTTTGCCCAGCTTCAGCCGTAATTCGCCCAATACCTGGGCCACCACCTCTGGCCGGTCGGCCACGAACAGGAGCAAGTCCCCCTTTTCCGTTTTGGTCGCCTCGCGAATACGGTCCCATTCATCCTCGCTCAGGAATTTGGCGACAGGACCTTTGCGTCCTTCCTCTTTTACCGCCAGCCAGGCAAGACCCTTGGCTCCCAGCTGTTGCGCCGTTTCGCCCCAGCTGTCGATCTCCTTGCGACTCCAGCCCGCACATCCTTTGACATTGATCGCTTTGACCTGGCCGCCTGCCGCCACGGTGGAGGAAAACACCTTGAATCCGCTGTTTCTTACGATATCCGACAAGTCGACGAGTTCCATCCCAAAGCGCAAGTCCGGTTTGTCCGAACCGTATTTCTCCATCGCCTCCCGATAGGTGATCCGCGGGAAGGGGCGTTCCACCTCCACTCCGATCGTTTCACGGAACAGCGTCGCCACCATCTCTTCCATCATCTCCAGGAAGGCTTCTTTCGGCAGGAACGACGCTTCGATGTCAATCTGAGTAAATTCGGGCTGCCGGTCCGCCCGCAGGTCCTCATCTCGGAAACAGCGGGCGATCTGGAAGTACCGCTCCATCCCCGCCACCATCAAGAGCTGTTTGAATAATTGAGGTGATTGGGGCAACGCATAGAATTCACCAGGATGTACCCGGCTCGGGACCAGATAGTCGCGTGCGCCTTCCGGTGTACTTTTGGTCAATATGGGCGTTTCCACTTCGATGAAACCGCGCTCGTCCAGGAAACGGCGCACCACCTGCATCGCACGGTGACGAAGGATCATCGCTTGCTGCATCACCGGCCGCCGAAGATCGAGATACCGATATTTGAGCCGTACCGGTTCGTCCACGTCCACCTGGTCTTGAATGACAAACGGCGGTGTTTTGGCCGGGTTGAGAATTTCGATCTCCTCGGCCTGCACCTCGATTTCCCCAGTCTCCAGCTTGGGGTTGACCGTCTCCGGCGAGCGGTTGATCACTTTTCCCTTGACCGCCAATACGTACTCGCTCCGGACCTTTTGGGCAATTTCCACAGCGGCGGGCGAGGTTTCCGGATTACAAACCACTTGTACCAATCCGGAGCGATCGCGCAGATCGAGGAAGATCAATCCGCCGAAATCGCGTTGTTTGTGAACCCAACCGTTGAGGACGACTTCCTGGCCCACATGTTCTTTTCGCAATTCACCGCAATGATGCGTCTTATGCATGCTTTCCATCCTGTGATCCCTCCTACCGCTTGCTTCCCTGGCGGATGTAGTCGACGAATTGATCCAGGTTGACCGTTTCCTGTTCGCCTGTGGTCATATCTTTGACCACGATCTGGTTTTGTTTCAGTTCCTCTTCACCCAAAATGGCGACAAATCGGGCGTTCATCCGATCCGCCGCCTTCATCTGCGCTTTGAGTTTCCGCCCCAGATAATCCCGGTCTACCGAACAGCCAGCCTTGCGGAGCGATTGCAGGAGTGTGACCGCTTTTTCTTGGGCCTCATCTCCCAGCGTGACCAGGAAACAATCCAGACTTCGATCCAGCGGTAATGTCACGCCTTGCTCCTCCAACGCCAACAGCACGCGCTCCAATCCGGTGGCGAAGCCGATGCCGGGTACGTCACCACCGCCGAATTCCTCCACCATGCCGTTGTAACGTCCGCCACCACCGATCGTTGATGCTTGCGCACCCAACCCTTCCAACATGTATTCAAACGCCGTCCGGGTGTAATAATCCAATCCGCGTACCAGCCGGGGATTGACGGTGTAATCGACGCCCAGCAGATCCAGGTGCCGTTTCACCGCTTCAAAATGCGGCGCACATTCGTCGCACAACACGTCTAACACAGCTGGAGCGTCTTCGGTGATCTGCCGGCAGGTCTCGTTTTTGCAGTCCAGGATGCGCAACGGGTTGCGCTCCAATCGCGATTGGCAGTCCCGGCACAACTGGTCTTTGTGCGGTGTGAGATAAGCCACCAGTTTCT
The DNA window shown above is from Polycladomyces subterraneus and carries:
- a CDS encoding 5' nucleotidase, NT5C type, whose translation is MKIGIDIDGTIKDTQSAAVQVYNEALNRKVKREDIKEFHLDKAYGLSKKEGAHLWRKLEHKIYSLAVPLPDAAEVLTQLQQQGHEIHFITARPGKPHIVDITKKWLKKHGFPYNGENLIMSAQNKAEVARRLGIELFFEDAPQHLDRLVEAGIPTVIVDAVYNRDYPHDLPRITSWKQVFGLLEQMEARRV
- the aspS gene encoding aspartate--tRNA ligase, which codes for MESMHKTHHCGELRKEHVGQEVVLNGWVHKQRDFGGLIFLDLRDRSGLVQVVCNPETSPAAVEIAQKVRSEYVLAVKGKVINRSPETVNPKLETGEIEVQAEEIEILNPAKTPPFVIQDQVDVDEPVRLKYRYLDLRRPVMQQAMILRHRAMQVVRRFLDERGFIEVETPILTKSTPEGARDYLVPSRVHPGEFYALPQSPQLFKQLLMVAGMERYFQIARCFRDEDLRADRQPEFTQIDIEASFLPKEAFLEMMEEMVATLFRETIGVEVERPFPRITYREAMEKYGSDKPDLRFGMELVDLSDIVRNSGFKVFSSTVAAGGQVKAINVKGCAGWSRKEIDSWGETAQQLGAKGLAWLAVKEEGRKGPVAKFLSEDEWDRIREATKTEKGDLLLFVADRPEVVAQVLGELRLKLGKHLNLIDPNVYRFAWITEFPLLEYDEETKRYYAMHHPFTMPVEEDIPLLKTDPGRVRAQAYDMVLNGYEIGGGSQRIHRREVQEAMFEALGLSMEEAREKFGFLLEAFEYGAPPHGGIAFGFDRLVMLLAGRSNLRDCIAFPKTASASCLMTEAPSPVDERQLEELHITVREEATQKAE
- the hisS gene encoding histidine--tRNA ligase — translated: MNVRIPRGTADIMPGEVEKWQYVEEKARDVCRRYHFSEIRTPIFEHTELFQRGVGETTDIVEKEMYTFEDRGGRSLTLRPEGTAAVVRAFVEHKVYGQPQPTKWFYIGPMFRYERPQAGRMRQFHQFGLEVFGSHDPGTDAEVIALGAHFFESVGLKGVTVHLNSVGCPQCRPVHREKLVAYLTPHKDQLCRDCQSRLERNPLRILDCKNETCRQITEDAPAVLDVLCDECAPHFEAVKRHLDLLGVDYTVNPRLVRGLDYYTRTAFEYMLEGLGAQASTIGGGGRYNGMVEEFGGGDVPGIGFATGLERVLLALEEQGVTLPLDRSLDCFLVTLGDEAQEKAVTLLQSLRKAGCSVDRDYLGRKLKAQMKAADRMNARFVAILGEEELKQNQIVVKDMTTGEQETVNLDQFVDYIRQGSKR